One window of Salmo salar chromosome ssa11, Ssal_v3.1, whole genome shotgun sequence genomic DNA carries:
- the epdl2 gene encoding ependymin has protein sequence MQAYLLFSISLYLAVGSLAERPHPCKSPPLVEGSMALTIIKEKTFGVEKFSYDAFEERVHLRLLLDQDNHTTYRDTLLLYKEGIAYQIFRHNQTCEKVHFKDPWKPMEIPRDAKFQSQVIIGSLSAPAEGLLVNNWSGTIAEPHDDYLLTFTEFGCLPVHAWWYNNEHQTLMSLSFFDMVLGVEDPEVFNPPSFCDKAEPGNDAALTSFFDALI, from the exons ATGCAAGCCTACCTTCTGTTTTCCATCAGCCTGTATCTGGCTGTTGGGAGCTTGGCAGAACGACCTCATCCATGCA AATCACCACCTTTGGTCGAGGGCAGTATGGCACTG ACGATCATCAAGGAGAAAACATTTGGTGTTGAGAAATTCTCCTATGATGCTTTTGAAGAGAGGGTACACCTCCGACTTCTTCTGGACCAGGACAACCACACCACCTACAGAGACACCCTTCTTCTTTATAAAGAG GGTATAGCTTACCAAATCTTCCGTCACAACCAAACCTGTGAGAAGGTCCACTTTAAGGATCCCTGGAAGCCAATGGAGATCCCCAGGGATGCCAAATTCCAATCACAGGTGATCATTGGGAGCCTTTCCGCTCCTGCAGAAGGGCTGCTGGTCAACAACTGGTCAGGAACAATAGCAGAGCCTCACG ATGATTACCTGCTCACTTTCACTGAGTTTGGTTGCCTGCCCGTTCATGCCTGGTGGTACAACAATGAGCATCAAACCCTTATGAG TTTGAGTTTCTTTGACATGGTGCTCGGAGTTGAGGACCCTGAAGTTTTCAACCCTCCTTCTTTCTGTGACAAAGCAGAGCCGGGCAATGATGCAGCACTGACAAGTTTCTTTGATGCCCTGATTTGA
- the cox8a gene encoding cytochrome c oxidase subunit 8A, mitochondrial, whose translation MSGLLRTISTRSALRGPMITQRASVFTRPAKHPLGPAETIIGLGLFALAILGPSSWILANIEDYKKKD comes from the exons ATGTCTGGGCTCCTCAGAACTATTTCAACCCGCAGTGCTCTGCGGGGACCCATGATCACCCAGAGGGCCAGTGTCTTCACCAGGCCGGCTAAACACCCTCTCGGCCCTGCC GAGACCATCATCGGACTGGGACTGTTCGCACTGGCTATCCTGGGACCTTCCAGTTGGATTCTCGCCAACATTGAGGACTACAAGAAGAAAGATTAA
- the slc22a6l gene encoding solute carrier family 22 member 6 (The RefSeq protein has 1 frameshift compared to this genomic sequence), whose protein sequence is MAFGDLLEQVGSTGRFQVLHVTLLCMPILMMASHNLLQNFVASVPPHHCSVHRNLSLSRLSPEQVLLLTVPQDIKNSRPERCLRYAAPQWQLLSENGTYSPKVESDSSDDTDDLLDAELQGCKDGWEYSMTEMSSTIISEWDLVCDLRSLKQMGQTIYMGGVLVGAVIFGGLSDRFGRRFLLLISNLLMAVGGTCAAFSTSFSVFCLFRFITGMALSGLGLNSFSLIVEWIPTRVRTVVGTGTGYCYTMGQLILAVVAYFIRDWRWLTLAVSVPFYITFLYSWWFLESARWLVLNRKSEQAVKNLKTVARINGRREEGDRINLEMLQDSMKKEMSCSQGSYSVVDLLRTPTMRNITICLSAVWFSTSFAYYGLSMDLQKFGVDIYLIQVIFGAVDIPAKVVVTVSMSIFGRRPSQCAALILSGVTILINILVPYEKQTVRTTLAVLGKGCLAASFNCCYLYSGELYPTVVRQNGMGWVSMMARVGAMVAPMVLLLGEAVPWLPGFIYGVAPILSGVVAIYLPETLGAPLPDTIQDVDERKVETQSQEQ, encoded by the exons ATGGCCTTTGGAGACCTTCTAGAACAGGTGGGCAGCACAGGCCGCTTTCAGGTCCTGCATGTCACCTTGCTCTGTATGCCCATCCTTATGATGGCCAGTCATAATCTGTTGCAGAACTTTGTGGCCTCAGTACCCCCCCACCACTGCAGTGTCCACAGGAACCTGTCCCTGTCTAGGCTGAGCCCGGAGCAGGTTCTGCTGCTCACCGTGCCCCAGGACATTAAGAACAGCAGGCCGGAGAGATGCCTGCGCTATGCTGCGCCCCAGTGGCAGCTCCTGTCAGAGAATGGGACCTACAGTCCAAAAGTGGAGAGCGATAGTAGTGATGATACTGATGACCTTCTAGATGCAGAGCTGCAGGGCTGTAAAGATGGATGGGAGTATAGCATGACAGAGATGAGCTCCACAATTATCTCTGAG TGGGACTTGGTCTGTGATCTTCGCTCGTTGAAGCAGATGGGACAAACCATTTATATGGGAGGGGTGCTTGTGGGAGCTGTAATCTTTGGGGGACTGTCGGACAG ATTTGGACGGCGTTTCCTGCTGCTAATCTCCAACCTGTTGATGGCAGTGGGAGGGACGTGTGCTGCCTTCTCCACCTCATTCTCCGTCTTCTGCCTCTTCCGCTTCATCACTGGCATGGCCCTTTCTGGCCTGGGGCTCAACTCCTTCTCTCTCA ttGTGGAGTGGATTCCCACAAGAGTGAGGACAGTGGTGGGTACAGGGACAGGCTACTGTTACACAATGGGTCAGCTGATCCTGGCAGTAGTGGCCTACTTCATTCGGGACTGGCGCTGGCTAACGCTGGCTGTCTCCGTACCTTTCTACATCACCTTCCTCTACTCATG GTGGTTCCTGGAGTCTGCAAGATGGCTCGTCCTGAACAGAAAGTCTGAGCAAGCGGTCAAAAATCTCAAAACAGTGGCCCGAATCAATGGACGCCGTGAAGAGGGTGACAGAATCAATCTTGAA ATGCTGCAGGATTCCATGAAGAAAGAGATGTCCTGCTCACAGGGCTCCTACTCTGTAGTGGACCTGCTCCGCACGCCCACCATGAGGAACATCACCATCTGTCTCAGTGCTGTCTG GTTCTCTACCAGCTTCGCCTACTATGGTCTATCTATGGATCTGCAGAAGTTTGGCGTGGACATCTACTTGATTCAAGTGATATTCGGAGCGGTGGACATCCCTGCCAAAGTAGTGGTTACAGTGTCCATGAGTATATTTGGGCGACGGCCCTCACAGTGCGCTGCACTCATATTGTCTGGAGTCACCATTTTGATCAACATATTGGTGCCATACG AAAAACAGACCGTGCGCACCACTCTAGCCGTGCTGGGTAAGGGGTGCCTGGCCGCGTCATT CAACTGCTGCTACCTCTACTCTGGAGAGCTGTACCCCACCGTCGTCCG GCAGAATGGCATGGGCTGGGTGTCCATGATGGCTCGTGTAGGAGCGATGGTGGCCCCCATGGTGCTGCTCCTTGGGGAGGCTGTCCCGTGGCTGCCTGGCTTCATCTATGGGGTAGCCCCCATCTTAAGTGGGGTGGTCGCCATCTATCTGCCAGAAACACTTGGTGCACCACTACCCGACACTATCCAGGATGTGGATGAGAGGAAAGTCGAGACACAGTCTCAAGAGCAGTAG